A stretch of Gemmatimonas aurantiaca T-27 DNA encodes these proteins:
- a CDS encoding HAMP domain-containing methyl-accepting chemotaxis protein gives MRVIVRWFTHLSLRGQLWRTLGLGIAAGAGATLVSLFALKGVARDARALESQAILPLAASGHLQGEVHRVRAAYRDLAYDTTLRTEARAELTRAIVRVDSLYRTVAVTMTASEDRAVLDAFYQRWSAAQPSLASMMDRVAQGQQTEALAVLHGPLKRAMLSVDSSLARVTDRQAYAAVGLAIAADAQVTRSLWLALATLLVGICAASILASLVIGRVSNSLAQVRDRLTSLQQHCMAGLESATSALAVGNLDEQVVARTTPVEISGGDEIAAVASELNATIARAQAGIQSYSRAVVTIRAMLAETGRVVGRARLGDTAARAESDRFAGAFAQLLTDFNQAQDAAREPVVAALAVLERVAERDLSVRVKGEFPGDHARLASAINIAVVNVSDALCKVEVAAEQIASASYQVNGGGQEMAYTMANQAESIEGITRAMQEQTAATARTTETLGQTRELSVEMRGRLHEGTKSMRELSEAMARMRGSAERTAQIVKTIDEISFQTNLLALNAAVEAARAGDAGRGFAVVAGEVRQLAIRAASAARETATLIEETVTTTRESTMISDHVRSQLDVIDADADRVATLVQEVADDCRIQRDQIAQVNEAVARVSEQTQTAAASAEESATAADELDAQAATMRDLVRCFLVQDSKGGARTMARRIPHEAPNHPVRERRDVPAVRKAAPARAAAQPRRPHAAVG, from the coding sequence ATGCGTGTGATTGTCCGATGGTTCACCCACCTTTCGCTTCGCGGCCAGCTTTGGCGCACACTCGGGCTCGGCATTGCCGCCGGCGCGGGGGCGACGCTGGTCTCGTTGTTCGCATTGAAGGGCGTCGCACGCGATGCCCGAGCCCTGGAATCGCAGGCCATCCTGCCGCTGGCCGCGTCGGGACATCTGCAGGGTGAAGTGCACCGTGTGCGCGCGGCCTATCGCGACCTCGCGTACGACACGACGCTGCGTACCGAAGCACGGGCCGAGCTCACGCGCGCCATCGTACGCGTCGATTCGCTCTACCGCACGGTAGCGGTCACCATGACGGCCTCGGAAGATCGTGCGGTGCTGGATGCCTTCTATCAGCGCTGGTCTGCCGCGCAGCCCTCGCTCGCCTCGATGATGGACCGCGTGGCACAGGGACAACAGACCGAGGCGCTGGCGGTGCTGCACGGGCCGCTCAAGCGAGCCATGCTCTCCGTCGACTCGTCGCTTGCCCGCGTCACCGATCGTCAGGCATATGCCGCGGTTGGGTTGGCGATCGCGGCCGATGCGCAGGTGACGCGCAGTCTCTGGTTGGCCCTGGCCACACTGCTGGTCGGCATCTGTGCCGCATCGATTCTTGCCAGCCTGGTCATCGGGCGCGTGAGCAATTCGTTGGCCCAGGTGCGTGATCGCCTCACCTCGCTGCAGCAGCACTGTATGGCGGGGCTGGAATCGGCCACGTCTGCCCTGGCGGTGGGCAATCTCGATGAACAAGTCGTGGCACGCACTACGCCCGTGGAGATCTCCGGCGGTGATGAGATTGCGGCCGTGGCGAGCGAGCTCAATGCCACGATTGCTCGCGCCCAAGCCGGTATCCAGTCGTATTCGCGAGCGGTGGTGACGATTCGTGCGATGCTGGCCGAGACGGGACGTGTCGTGGGTCGTGCGCGTCTGGGGGATACCGCGGCGCGCGCAGAGAGCGACCGCTTTGCCGGTGCGTTTGCACAACTGCTCACCGACTTCAATCAGGCGCAGGATGCCGCTCGCGAACCGGTCGTTGCCGCACTGGCCGTGTTGGAGCGTGTCGCCGAGCGTGATCTGTCGGTGCGGGTGAAGGGCGAATTCCCCGGTGATCATGCCCGCCTGGCGTCCGCGATCAATATCGCGGTGGTCAACGTCTCCGATGCGTTGTGCAAGGTGGAAGTGGCCGCCGAGCAGATTGCCAGCGCCTCGTATCAGGTCAACGGTGGTGGCCAGGAGATGGCCTACACGATGGCCAACCAGGCCGAGTCGATCGAAGGCATCACGCGCGCCATGCAGGAACAGACCGCCGCGACCGCTCGCACGACGGAGACACTCGGTCAGACGCGTGAGCTGTCGGTGGAGATGCGCGGCCGATTGCACGAGGGCACCAAGTCCATGCGCGAGTTGTCCGAGGCCATGGCCCGCATGCGTGGATCGGCCGAGCGTACGGCGCAGATCGTGAAGACCATCGACGAGATCTCCTTCCAGACCAACCTGCTGGCCCTGAATGCGGCCGTGGAAGCCGCGCGCGCCGGTGATGCTGGCCGTGGGTTCGCCGTGGTGGCGGGCGAAGTGCGGCAGTTGGCCATTCGTGCCGCATCGGCCGCGCGCGAAACTGCAACGCTCATCGAAGAAACCGTGACCACCACGCGCGAAAGCACGATGATCAGTGACCACGTACGGTCGCAGCTTGATGTCATCGACGCCGATGCGGATCGTGTTGCGACTCTGGTACAGGAAGTGGCGGACGATTGCCGCATCCAGCGCGATCAGATTGCCCAGGTCAATGAGGCGGTGGCGCGGGTCAGCGAACAGACGCAGACCGCGGCCGCATCGGCGGAAGAATCAGCGACCGCCGCCGACGAACTCGACGCACAGGCAGCGACCATGCGTGATCTGGTGCGTTGTTTCCTGGTGCAGGATTCGAAGGGGGGGGCACGCACGATGGCCCGTCGTATTCCGCATGAAGCGCCGAATCATCCGGTGCGCGAGCGCCGCGATGTGCCAGCGGTGCGAAAGGCCGCTCCCGCACGTGCGGCAGCGCAGCCACGCCGTCCTCACGCTGCGGTGGGTTGA
- a CDS encoding RelA/SpoT family protein, producing MIPGFGPGAEGAYDRLDHDLLVRAYKYSDAAHAGQVRHSGEPYVSHCIEVARILADLQLDTATVTSGLLHDIVEDTDITVEDIEREFGSEIAQIVDGLTKIANLPMSSREERQVENYRKLLLSIAKDARVILIKLADRLHNMRTLDWLAPEKRRRIAQETRDLYAPLAHRFGMAKVRWELEDLAFKHLEPDAYKTLARLVAAKRGEREALIAQMREPLEKRLTDAGIADVEVTGRPKHLWSIYKKMQQRDRPYEDIYDLLAIRVIVPNVLECYHALGVIHDGWTPVQERIKDYIAQPKSNGYQSLHTTVFGPGRQLFEIQIRTRDMHRTADFGIAAHWLYKENTKNSDELDRHLAWFRQVLELQLDAETPGEFLEFLKLDLYQDEIFVFTPTGDVIQLPKGATPLDFAFAVHSQVGARCAGAKVNGRIAPLSRELKNSETVEILTNPNAKPSRDWLAHVHTGKARHKIRQLLRLEERSSAMRLGREILERELRRRRLPKVDDDKLQPIAKQLKLKDATHLIASVGAGDLHVLQVLKALHPDLDTTPPETEKVSTFERIVDRVRGTGKGIRIQGADGLLVRYSQCCQPVPGDRVVGYVTRGRGVSIHRGDCPNLLLLAHEPERRLDIDWQEMAGERFVVRLAMEGTDRRGLYADVAAAVSATGTDIKSLELKTTDGRVTGAAMVEVENLAHLERIIKAARRVKGIAVVSRREKITADD from the coding sequence ATGATTCCTGGGTTCGGGCCGGGCGCCGAGGGCGCCTATGATCGGCTCGACCATGACCTGCTCGTGCGCGCGTACAAGTATTCGGACGCGGCGCATGCCGGACAGGTGAGGCATTCGGGCGAACCGTACGTGTCTCACTGCATCGAAGTGGCCCGCATCCTGGCCGATCTGCAGCTCGACACGGCGACCGTCACCTCGGGTTTGCTGCACGACATCGTGGAAGACACCGACATCACGGTCGAGGACATCGAACGGGAGTTCGGCAGCGAGATTGCGCAGATCGTCGATGGGTTGACCAAGATTGCGAATCTGCCGATGTCGTCGCGTGAAGAGCGGCAGGTGGAGAACTACCGCAAGCTCTTGTTGTCCATTGCCAAGGATGCGCGTGTCATCCTGATCAAGCTCGCCGACCGGCTGCACAACATGCGCACGCTGGATTGGCTGGCGCCCGAAAAACGTCGCCGTATCGCCCAGGAGACGCGCGATCTGTACGCGCCCCTGGCGCATCGGTTTGGTATGGCGAAGGTGCGCTGGGAGCTCGAGGATCTCGCATTCAAGCATCTCGAGCCCGATGCCTACAAGACGTTGGCCCGGCTCGTGGCGGCCAAACGCGGGGAGCGCGAAGCGCTGATCGCCCAGATGCGCGAGCCGCTCGAGAAGCGCCTCACCGATGCGGGCATCGCCGATGTGGAAGTAACCGGTCGACCGAAGCACCTGTGGTCGATCTACAAGAAGATGCAGCAACGCGATCGTCCCTACGAGGACATCTACGACTTGCTGGCCATTCGTGTCATCGTGCCCAACGTGCTGGAGTGTTATCACGCCCTGGGAGTGATTCACGACGGCTGGACGCCGGTGCAGGAGCGCATCAAGGACTACATCGCGCAGCCCAAGTCGAACGGATACCAGTCGCTGCACACCACCGTGTTTGGACCCGGACGCCAATTGTTCGAGATCCAGATTCGCACACGCGATATGCATCGCACGGCGGACTTCGGTATCGCCGCGCACTGGCTGTACAAGGAAAACACCAAGAACTCCGACGAACTCGATCGCCATCTCGCCTGGTTCCGGCAGGTGCTCGAGTTGCAGCTCGATGCGGAAACGCCCGGTGAGTTCCTGGAGTTCCTCAAGCTCGACCTGTATCAGGACGAGATCTTTGTGTTCACCCCCACCGGCGACGTGATTCAGTTGCCCAAGGGGGCGACGCCGTTGGATTTTGCCTTTGCCGTGCACTCGCAAGTCGGCGCGCGCTGCGCCGGCGCCAAAGTGAACGGACGCATCGCGCCACTCTCGCGCGAACTCAAGAATTCGGAAACGGTGGAGATTCTCACCAATCCGAATGCGAAACCCAGCCGAGATTGGCTGGCGCATGTGCACACGGGCAAGGCGCGACACAAGATCCGCCAGTTGCTGCGCCTCGAAGAGCGTTCGTCGGCGATGCGCCTTGGACGGGAGATCCTCGAGCGTGAGCTACGTCGCCGCCGGCTGCCCAAGGTGGACGATGACAAGCTTCAGCCGATCGCGAAGCAGCTCAAGCTCAAGGACGCCACGCATCTCATCGCCTCGGTGGGCGCGGGCGATCTGCATGTGCTGCAGGTGCTCAAGGCGCTGCACCCCGATCTCGACACGACACCGCCAGAAACCGAGAAGGTCAGCACCTTCGAGCGGATCGTCGATCGGGTCCGTGGTACGGGCAAGGGGATCCGCATCCAAGGCGCGGACGGCTTGCTGGTGCGGTACTCTCAATGTTGTCAGCCGGTGCCGGGTGACCGCGTCGTGGGATATGTGACGCGTGGCCGCGGCGTGAGCATTCACCGCGGCGATTGTCCGAATCTGCTGTTACTGGCGCACGAACCTGAACGGCGCCTCGATATTGACTGGCAGGAAATGGCGGGGGAGCGATTTGTGGTGCGCCTCGCGATGGAAGGCACCGACCGCCGCGGACTCTACGCCGATGTCGCGGCCGCCGTGAGCGCCACCGGCACCGATATCAAGAGCCTCGAACTCAAGACCACCGACGGTCGCGTGACCGGCGCGGCCATGGTCGAAGTGGAGAACCTCGCGCACCTCGAGCGGATCATCAAAGCCGCGCGCCGTGTGAAGGGGATTGCGGTGGTCAGCCGTCGCGAAAAGATCACGGCCGACGACTGA
- the radC gene encoding RadC family protein, which produces MSHPLPEPTPPGTPTPIGGLRIKELPASERPRERLRALGSQALSTTELIATLLGSGQQGTSAVACAQVVFEQCGGSLGRLAAMPLAALTRIRGVGVARAAAVHAALELGRRMAGEAREAGLPLRGPRDVAAAFAPRLQDAPVEEFHVAILDAQHRLERDVLITRGLLNSSLVHPREVFREAIAERAAAVILVHNHPSGDPTPSAEDRAVTEQLVAAGRLLDIPVHDHIIVGRGRYVSFAEAGLL; this is translated from the coding sequence ATGTCTCACCCGTTGCCCGAGCCCACGCCCCCAGGCACACCCACGCCGATCGGCGGACTTCGCATCAAGGAACTGCCGGCGAGTGAACGGCCGCGCGAACGTTTGCGTGCGCTGGGCTCTCAGGCGCTCAGCACCACCGAGTTGATTGCGACCCTCCTGGGATCTGGACAGCAGGGCACGTCGGCCGTCGCCTGCGCGCAGGTGGTCTTCGAGCAGTGTGGGGGCTCGCTGGGGCGGCTGGCAGCGATGCCCCTGGCGGCGCTCACCCGCATTCGCGGCGTGGGGGTGGCGCGAGCCGCGGCGGTACACGCGGCCCTCGAGCTGGGGCGACGCATGGCCGGCGAGGCGCGTGAAGCCGGGTTGCCGCTGCGGGGGCCTCGTGATGTGGCGGCCGCCTTTGCACCGCGCCTGCAGGATGCGCCGGTGGAGGAATTCCATGTCGCCATTCTCGACGCCCAGCACCGCCTCGAGCGGGACGTGTTGATCACGCGTGGGCTCCTCAACTCCTCGCTGGTGCACCCGCGCGAGGTGTTTCGGGAGGCCATTGCCGAACGGGCCGCGGCCGTCATTCTGGTGCACAACCACCCCAGCGGGGATCCCACCCCCAGCGCCGAGGACCGGGCGGTCACCGAGCAGTTGGTAGCGGCGGGCCGGCTGCTCGATATCCCGGTGCACGATCACATCATCGTGGGCCGGGGACGATACGTCAGTTTCGCGGAAGCGGGGCTGCTCTGA
- a CDS encoding pyridoxal phosphate-dependent decarboxylase family protein, whose protein sequence is MSTSPATTHESFDPATDADWDALRALGHRMLDELLDAQRALPHSPAWRPLPDAKRSLFDESGPRTGMGADAVYERFRTHVLPYGNGNWHPRFFGWVQGNGTPLAMLADMLAAGMNPHLAGFNQAPALVEQQVIGWFAEWMGMPGASGLFVTGGTMANVHGLAAARFAASRQRDHDVRTSGVQTWPGETMRAPLVFYGSSETHGWAYKAAEWLGLGRRAFRQVPVTEDFTVRIDALEQLIAEDRAAGLEPFAIVGTAGTVNTGAVDDLQALADVAARESLWFHVDGAFGALLALAPSLRDRLRGMERADSIGFDLHKWGSMPFECACVLVRNADLHEAAFRQQAAYLGPMARGVSAGGQRFNDRGLDLTRGFKALKVWMQLQADGVEKFGRIIEQNVRQVQRLVALIDSHAELERLAPAPLNVVCFRYRPADQSSSDAALDALNTELLQRLQEQGIATPSSTIINGRFALRVAHVNHRTTLQDIDDLAEAVVMIGRETHAAA, encoded by the coding sequence ATGTCCACTTCGCCTGCCACTACGCACGAATCGTTCGACCCTGCCACCGACGCGGACTGGGACGCGTTACGCGCCCTGGGGCATCGCATGCTCGACGAGTTGCTCGATGCACAACGGGCCCTGCCACATTCCCCCGCGTGGCGACCCCTGCCCGACGCCAAGCGCTCGCTGTTCGATGAGAGCGGTCCACGTACCGGCATGGGTGCCGATGCCGTGTACGAACGATTCCGCACGCATGTGCTGCCCTATGGCAATGGCAACTGGCATCCGCGCTTCTTCGGCTGGGTACAGGGAAACGGCACGCCATTGGCCATGCTGGCCGACATGCTTGCGGCCGGCATGAATCCGCATCTGGCGGGATTCAATCAGGCACCGGCGCTGGTCGAGCAGCAGGTGATCGGATGGTTCGCCGAGTGGATGGGCATGCCCGGTGCGAGTGGTCTGTTTGTCACAGGCGGAACGATGGCCAACGTGCACGGTTTGGCCGCGGCGCGATTCGCGGCGTCTCGTCAGCGCGATCACGATGTTCGGACGTCAGGAGTGCAGACCTGGCCGGGCGAGACGATGCGGGCGCCACTCGTGTTCTACGGATCGTCAGAGACCCATGGCTGGGCCTACAAGGCCGCGGAGTGGCTGGGACTGGGACGGCGCGCATTCCGCCAGGTGCCGGTCACCGAAGACTTCACGGTGCGCATCGATGCACTCGAACAGCTCATCGCCGAAGACCGCGCAGCGGGACTTGAACCATTTGCCATTGTCGGCACGGCGGGCACCGTGAACACGGGGGCTGTGGACGACTTGCAGGCGCTCGCGGATGTGGCCGCCCGTGAATCCCTGTGGTTTCACGTCGATGGCGCGTTCGGTGCGTTGCTCGCACTGGCGCCATCATTGCGCGATCGGTTGCGCGGCATGGAGCGCGCCGACTCCATCGGCTTCGACCTGCACAAGTGGGGATCGATGCCCTTCGAGTGCGCGTGTGTACTGGTGCGAAACGCGGATCTGCACGAAGCGGCCTTCCGGCAGCAGGCGGCCTATCTCGGTCCGATGGCGCGGGGCGTCAGCGCCGGCGGGCAGCGATTCAACGACCGCGGTCTGGACCTGACGCGTGGCTTCAAGGCGCTCAAGGTGTGGATGCAACTGCAGGCCGATGGCGTGGAGAAATTCGGCCGCATCATCGAGCAGAATGTGCGTCAGGTGCAGCGGTTGGTGGCGCTTATCGACAGCCACGCCGAGTTGGAGCGTCTCGCGCCCGCGCCGCTCAATGTGGTGTGTTTTCGCTATCGTCCAGCCGACCAGTCATCGAGTGACGCAGCTCTGGACGCACTGAACACCGAACTGCTGCAGCGCCTGCAAGAGCAAGGCATTGCCACCCCTTCGTCGACCATCATCAACGGACGGTTTGCCCTGCGTGTGGCCCATGTGAATCATCGCACCACGCTGCAGGATATCGATGATCTTGCGGAAGCCGTGGTGATGATCGGGCGGGAAACACACGCGGCGGCCTGA
- a CDS encoding cation diffusion facilitator family transporter, whose translation MASPTSSGEPAAGAVHDHAHGHSHGHSHGAHAHGGHGHHHAPASFGRAFAIGTALNLAYIALEAGYGLRTGSMALLADAGHNLSDVLGLLLAWGGATLAQRAATARRTYGFRSSTILAALGNAVALLLAIGAIGWEAIGRFANPEPVPGGVVAWVAAVGILVNGFTAWLFVGGRDTDLNVRGAYLHMVADAAVSAGVVIAGITIAFTGWQWLDPTISLVVVLLIAYGTWGLLRESVDLALQAVPSHVDPTAVRSYLLALPGVTGVHDLHIWGMSTTDTALTAHLIRPGHADDADVFLSDVAHALEERFGIRHPTIQIERGTGAHPCHHCPDVVATS comes from the coding sequence ATGGCGTCCCCCACTTCTTCCGGTGAGCCCGCAGCAGGCGCTGTCCACGACCACGCTCACGGGCATTCGCATGGGCACTCCCACGGCGCGCACGCCCACGGCGGGCATGGCCATCATCATGCGCCGGCCTCGTTCGGGCGGGCGTTTGCGATTGGTACCGCGCTCAATCTGGCGTATATCGCGCTCGAGGCGGGATACGGACTGCGTACGGGCTCCATGGCCCTGCTGGCGGATGCCGGCCACAACCTGAGTGATGTGCTCGGATTGCTGTTGGCCTGGGGCGGTGCCACCCTCGCCCAGCGGGCCGCCACCGCGCGCCGCACCTACGGCTTCCGCAGTTCGACCATCCTCGCCGCCCTGGGCAATGCGGTGGCGTTGCTGTTGGCCATCGGCGCCATCGGATGGGAGGCCATCGGGCGGTTCGCCAATCCCGAACCAGTGCCGGGCGGCGTGGTCGCCTGGGTCGCCGCCGTCGGTATCCTCGTGAACGGATTCACGGCGTGGCTCTTTGTCGGTGGACGTGACACGGACCTCAACGTGCGCGGTGCCTATCTGCACATGGTGGCCGATGCGGCCGTTTCCGCAGGTGTGGTGATTGCCGGCATCACGATCGCCTTCACCGGTTGGCAGTGGCTCGATCCCACGATCAGCCTCGTGGTAGTGCTCCTCATTGCGTACGGCACCTGGGGGCTGCTGCGCGAATCGGTGGATCTCGCATTGCAGGCCGTTCCGTCGCATGTCGATCCGACCGCCGTGCGCTCCTACCTGCTCGCACTCCCTGGAGTGACCGGCGTGCACGATCTGCATATCTGGGGCATGAGCACCACCGATACGGCGCTCACCGCACACCTCATTCGTCCCGGCCACGCCGACGATGCCGATGTGTTCCTCTCCGATGTGGCGCACGCCCTGGAAGAGCGATTTGGTATCCGGCACCCCACCATCCAGATCGAACGGGGCACGGGGGCACACCCGTGTCACCATTGCCCGGACGTCGTGGCGACCTCGTGA
- the secA gene encoding preprotein translocase subunit SecA, translating into MLKSLIGKVFGTRHERERKRVQPILAEIHEFEAQLAKLSDEQIQGQTAKFRGILAERTGPIEARIAELKAAKHDTADSAERERLDGELQGVDGRGGVEAELRSTIAEVLDELLPEAFATVREAARRLKGSKVIVTGHELTWDMVPYDVQLIGGIQLHLGRIAEMATGEGKTLVATLPMYLNALPGRGAHLVTVNNYLARRDSQWMAHLYGWLGLTVGCLDDTEPGSWERRAVYASDITYGTNNEFGFDYLRDNMVVSLEQRVQRPHIFAIIDEVDSILIDEARTPLIISGPVGNESDGQYAEFNTTVERLVRRQSDLVNALVAEGERQFEAGDQQGGALHFYKAQLGGPKNKRLMKVLQESGVKQLVQRVELDVIADRKLPVSKRAFRTVEDDLLYVLDEKGHTVHLTEQGLDWLSPDHPDTFVLPDISVLIGQIDKDHGLSPAERLEQRNLVEREYATKSERLNIIHQLLRAHALYERDVNYVVQEGQVLIVDEFTGRTMPGRRWSEGLHQAVEAKERVQVKGETQTLATITIQNYFRMYEKLAGMTGTAETEEGEFHQIYGLEVSVIPTNRPIQRDDRQDLVFKTRREKYNAIVDETKRLHDLGYPVLVGTASVEASETLARLFARAGLKHNVLNAKYHQREAEIVAEAGRSGGITIATNMAGRGTDIKLGAGTTEARPSKVHDADGKEVDTTEIGGLHIIGSERHESRRIDRQLRGRSGRQGDPGASQFFLSLEDDLMRLFGSERIARLMDRMGAQDGEVLTHPLITRSIEQAQKRVELQNFQSRKRLLEYDDVMNQQREVIYSLRAFALEGGEELKGEATKMLERGVQRRVEQALATFDKPEEWDFEYVQQDLMMHYMLQVPGFVQHDRPTSLEDAQAQAVAAVHEAFAQKIESLDQVTDENGQGFSGRLLSLVTLSVIDEKWKDHLYDLDQLRASIHYRSWGQKDPLVEYKQDAYTMFVELMHDVAHTFTERFLKAQLVFEQTPVETFEPLPTEVARVEGARPTRRYNALGILEDVPPEELMESIESDDTEEADDEGDAGDTAGEARLLARGTPAIVGAGSIRSLEAGGGALPPGWETTPRNNSCPCGSGKKFKKCHGANL; encoded by the coding sequence GTCGACGGACGTGGTGGTGTGGAGGCGGAACTGCGCTCCACCATCGCCGAAGTGCTCGACGAGCTGTTGCCCGAAGCGTTTGCCACCGTGCGTGAGGCGGCGCGCCGCCTCAAGGGTTCGAAGGTCATCGTCACGGGCCACGAACTCACCTGGGACATGGTGCCGTACGACGTGCAGCTCATTGGTGGCATTCAGTTGCACCTGGGCCGCATTGCCGAAATGGCCACCGGTGAAGGCAAGACGCTGGTCGCGACGCTGCCGATGTACCTCAATGCGCTGCCTGGGCGCGGCGCGCACCTGGTCACGGTGAACAACTATCTGGCTCGTCGTGACTCGCAGTGGATGGCGCACCTGTACGGATGGCTGGGCCTCACCGTCGGATGCCTCGACGACACCGAGCCCGGCTCGTGGGAGCGTCGTGCCGTGTACGCGTCGGATATCACGTACGGTACGAACAATGAGTTCGGCTTCGACTACCTGCGCGACAACATGGTGGTCTCGCTCGAGCAGCGCGTGCAGCGTCCGCACATCTTCGCGATCATCGACGAAGTGGACTCCATCCTGATCGACGAAGCCCGTACACCGCTCATCATCTCGGGCCCGGTGGGCAATGAGAGTGACGGGCAGTATGCCGAGTTCAACACGACGGTGGAACGCCTCGTGCGCCGTCAGTCGGACCTGGTGAATGCGCTGGTGGCCGAAGGCGAGCGCCAGTTCGAAGCGGGTGATCAGCAGGGCGGTGCGCTGCACTTCTACAAGGCGCAGTTGGGTGGCCCGAAGAACAAGCGCCTCATGAAGGTGCTGCAGGAATCCGGGGTGAAGCAGCTCGTGCAGCGTGTCGAACTCGACGTGATTGCCGATCGCAAGCTGCCCGTGTCCAAGCGCGCGTTCCGCACCGTCGAAGACGATCTGCTGTACGTGCTCGACGAGAAGGGCCACACGGTCCACCTCACCGAGCAGGGCCTCGATTGGCTCTCGCCCGATCATCCGGACACGTTTGTCTTGCCGGATATTTCGGTGCTGATCGGCCAGATCGACAAGGATCATGGGCTCAGCCCGGCGGAGCGTCTCGAACAGCGCAACCTGGTCGAGCGCGAGTACGCCACGAAGAGTGAGCGGCTGAACATCATCCACCAGTTGCTGCGTGCCCATGCGTTGTATGAGCGCGACGTCAACTACGTGGTGCAGGAAGGGCAGGTGCTCATCGTCGACGAATTCACCGGCCGTACGATGCCCGGTCGTCGGTGGAGCGAAGGCCTGCACCAGGCCGTCGAAGCGAAGGAACGTGTGCAGGTGAAGGGCGAGACGCAGACCCTCGCCACGATCACCATTCAGAACTACTTCCGCATGTACGAGAAGCTGGCCGGCATGACCGGCACAGCCGAGACGGAAGAAGGCGAGTTTCACCAGATCTATGGTCTCGAAGTGTCGGTGATTCCGACCAATCGACCGATCCAGCGTGATGATCGTCAGGATCTGGTGTTCAAGACGCGGCGTGAGAAGTACAACGCCATCGTCGACGAGACCAAGCGCCTGCACGATCTGGGCTATCCGGTGCTCGTGGGTACGGCGAGCGTGGAAGCATCCGAAACGCTGGCCCGCCTCTTTGCGCGTGCGGGGCTCAAGCACAACGTGCTCAACGCCAAGTACCACCAGCGCGAAGCCGAGATCGTGGCGGAAGCCGGTCGCAGCGGCGGTATCACGATCGCGACGAACATGGCCGGCCGCGGTACCGACATCAAGCTGGGCGCTGGCACCACGGAAGCGCGTCCGTCGAAGGTGCACGATGCCGATGGCAAGGAAGTGGATACCACGGAGATCGGTGGTCTGCACATCATCGGCTCCGAACGCCATGAATCCCGTCGTATCGACCGGCAGTTGCGCGGTCGCTCGGGTCGTCAGGGCGATCCGGGTGCGTCGCAGTTCTTCCTGTCGCTCGAAGACGACCTGATGCGACTCTTCGGCTCGGAGCGCATCGCCCGCCTGATGGATCGCATGGGCGCGCAGGATGGGGAGGTGCTCACGCATCCGCTCATCACGCGCTCCATCGAACAGGCCCAGAAGCGCGTCGAACTCCAGAACTTCCAGTCCCGCAAGCGACTGCTGGAGTACGATGACGTCATGAACCAGCAGCGTGAGGTGATCTACTCGCTGCGGGCGTTTGCACTCGAAGGTGGTGAAGAGCTCAAGGGTGAAGCCACGAAGATGCTCGAACGTGGTGTGCAACGCCGCGTGGAGCAGGCGTTGGCGACGTTCGACAAGCCCGAAGAATGGGATTTCGAGTACGTGCAGCAGGACCTGATGATGCACTACATGCTGCAGGTGCCTGGGTTCGTGCAGCACGACCGTCCCACCTCGCTCGAAGACGCACAAGCGCAGGCCGTGGCCGCCGTGCACGAGGCGTTTGCCCAGAAGATCGAAAGCCTCGACCAGGTCACCGATGAAAATGGTCAGGGCTTCTCGGGTCGCCTGTTGTCGCTGGTGACGCTCAGTGTGATCGACGAGAAGTGGAAGGACCACCTGTATGATCTCGATCAACTGCGCGCGTCGATCCACTATCGCTCGTGGGGACAGAAGGATCCGCTGGTCGAGTACAAGCAGGACGCGTACACCATGTTCGTGGAGCTCATGCACGATGTGGCGCACACGTTCACGGAACGGTTCCTCAAGGCACAACTGGTGTTCGAACAGACACCGGTGGAGACGTTCGAGCCCCTGCCGACCGAGGTGGCTCGCGTCGAAGGCGCGCGGCCCACGCGTCGTTACAACGCGCTCGGTATTCTCGAAGATGTGCCGCCCGAAGAGCTGATGGAGTCGATCGAGTCCGACGACACCGAAGAAGCGGACGACGAAGGGGACGCGGGAGACACTGCTGGCGAAGCCCGTCTGCTGGCTCGGGGCACACCGGCGATTGTCGGTGCAGGCTCCATTCGTTCACTGGAAGCCGGCGGTGGTGCACTGCCACCGGGCTGGGAAACGACGCCGCGCAACAACAGTTGCCCATGCGGTTCGGGCAAGAAATTCAAGAAGTGCCACGGCGCAAATCTGTAA